The segment ATGCCGGTCAGGACGGCGTTCTGAATTTCCCGCTTGGCGAGCACGCTTTCGACGTTCTCGATGCACTCCTGCATGGTCAGGTCGGGATAATATTTCTTCTGCAGAAACATGACCAGCTCGGCGATCTCTTCCATGGTGACCCCGCGTTCATGAAGCAGGCGGGTGGTCGCTTCGGCAACCTTCTTGCTGTTCAGGCTGTAAGGAATGTTAGCTTCTGTCATACTCATCCTCCGTTCTGGTGTAAGTAGGGTTGGTATTGATTGTACTTGTCCGGCAGGTGCTTTGTCCAGAAAGGGTAAATGACGGTCATGTTTTGGAAAAGAGCTCGTATACATAGGAGTACAACCTGTACAAAATGTAGGGAGGAACTATACATGACACAGAAGCACTCCATTCGCGGACTTTCAGCCGCTGGCTTGCTGGCGGTACCTATTCTGCTGGCGGGCTGCGGTCCCTTCGGGGGGAAAGAGTCGGAGGCCGTGGATCCGCCGCCAGCGCAGCTCGAGGCCCAAATGATCGGCGCGGCGAACAGCAGCGCCAGCGTCATTCCCGTTCTGGCAGATGATGCAGTCCAGAATACAGTATACCTCTCGGACTCGAAGGGTATGCTTGCCCCCGTTACTCTTGCTTTACCCAAAGACAGTGCCAAAGACCCGATTTCCAGTGCAATCATGGTGCTGGTGAAGAACAGCCCGTACGCCGGCTACATCCCTGAAGGCTTCAGCGGTGTGCTGCCGGCAGGCACAGAAGTGACGAATGTGACTGTAGACGCAGAACGCAAGCTCGCCATGGTAGAGTTTAACGAAGTATTCAAGAAGTACGATCACAAGGAGGAACGGCGGATTCTGGAAGCCCTGACCTGGACGCTCACAGGGCAAAAGGGAGTCGAGAAGGCGGAGCTGTGGGTAGCGGGGGAGAAGCTGACCGAGATGCCGCTAAACCGCACCCCGCTGGATCGCCCATTGTCCCGCACCATGGGCATTAATCTGCAGAAAGCGGATGATACCCAGTACAGTCAGTCCTCACCGGTGACGGTGTACTTTTCTGGAGTGACGCCAGGAGGAGTACAGTATTATGTTCCGGTAACGCGCCTGGTGCCTGCCGGACAGGATGCTGTTCAGGCGGCTGTGCATGAGCTGATCCGCGGACCGCAGTTTGGTGACGGGCTCGCGATGGTGATGACGGGAGGAACGACACTGACAGGCGTAGAGCAGGGAGAAGACGGATCGCTGACCGTGGCTTTAAGCGACAGCATGTTCCAGCAGGGTGATCACATCCCGGCGGAGCTGCTGCAGGCTGTCGTCCTGACGGTGACAGAGAATGCCGGAGCCACTAAAGTAAAGATCAAAATGAATGATCTGGCTGAGGTAACCGGTACGGACAGTGTGAGCTATAGCCAGCCGGTCAGCCGTCCGGAGCATATCAACGAGATTCCAATCTGATTCCGGCAGGGTGCTTTTATGCGTCACCTTTGTTAAAATAAAGGAAGCTAACCAGTATTGCGATAAAGTAGGAGGCAAAAAGATGAGATCTAACGGACGCAAGAACGACGAGCTTCGGCCCTTGAATTTATCAACTCATGTCAATAAATATGCAGAAGGCTCCGTGTACATCGAAATGGGAGAAACCAAAGTGCTGGTCACCGCAACGGTGGACGAGAAGGTTCCTCCGTTTCTGAAAGGACAAGGAAAAGGCTGGGTCACTGCCGAGTACTCCATGCTGCCTCGGGCGACACATTCCCGTAACCAGCGTGAAGCCAACCGCGGCAAGCTCAGCGGCCGGACGATGGAAATTCAGCGGCTGATCGGTCGGGCATTGCGCTCTGTTGTGAATCTGCATGCTTTAGGCGAGCGTACCATTACGTTGGATTGTGATGTCATCCAGGCGGACGGCGGTACGCGGACTACCTCCATCACGGGGGCCTTTATAGCGCTCAGCATTGCAGTCAACAAGATCGCTGAGCAGCACAAGCTGAATGTATTCCCCATTACCGACTATCTGGCCTCGGTCAGCGTCGGCATTGCAGGAGGCCGGGCGCTGCTGGATTTGAACTATGAAGAGGATTCCAAGGCGAAGGTGGATATGAACCTTGTGATGACCGGCAGCGGCAAATTCGTGGAGGTTCAGGGCACCGGGGAAGAAGCTCCGTATTCGCGCTCCGAGCTGAATGACATGCTGGAGCTGGGCGAGAAAGGGATTTCGGAGCTGATTGCCCGCCAGCGGGAAATTCTGGGGCCGATTGCAGATAGGATTGGCACAGCGGGCTCCAGAAGCGGGGTGTAAGATATGAAGCTGACCGGAAATAGTATTATTGTCGCAACGCGGAACCCGGGAAAGGTGAAGGAGTTTGCCCATGCTTTTGCGGCCTTCGGGTGGTCTGTACAGAGCATGTTCGATTATCCGGATCTGCCGGATGTCATTGAGGATGGAACGACCTTCGCCGATAATGCTATCAAGAAAGCAAAAATCATCGGAGATGCCCTGAATCTGCCTGTGCTCGCGGATGACTCGGGCTTGTGTGTGGATGCGCTGGGCGGAGATCCCGGGGTATATTCGGCACGTTATGCAGGAACCCATGGGGACGATGAAGCAAACAACCGCAAGCTGCTGACCGAGCTGGAGCGTCTGCGCACGGCAGACGATGCCGGAGAGCCTTTGTTAAGCCAAGCTCAGTTTGTATGTGTCCTGGTCCTGTATGATCCGCACAGCGGCGAGCATATAGAGACCCGAGGCACGATAGACGGCTGGATTACCGCCAAGCCTCATGGAGAGGGCGGCTTCGGCTACGATCCCCTGTTCTATCTGAAGCCTTACGGCAAGACGATGGCGGAGCTGACGCTTGCGGAGAAGCAGGAAATCAGCCACCGGGGTCACGCCCTGCGGGCGTTGACAGACAGACTTCGGGAATTTCAGTCATAAGCATGAAGGCCCGCGCCCCGGGATCAAGATACTCCGGGGCGCGGGCTTTTTATGTTACCTATGGCTGCAGACTTCTTATTTAATAGAAATTTTGTAGGCTTTGAGCCAATGATTCACTTGAGTTAAGTAGGCAAACAGCTGAGGGCCGGACATCAGCTGGCCAAACCAGGGGAGATTAGACGAGGCTTCTGACGAAGCGGCGAGCTCCCTTATTTTAGCGGCATCAATGAGCGGAAGAATCGGCGAAGAAGAATCCTCCAGCACATGGAGCATGCGCTGCTTGACAGCGGAAAGATAATTCGGATTATGGGTCTTTGGATAAGGGCTTTTCTTGCGGTACAGGACATCCTGGGGCAGCACGCCTTCCAGCGCCTTGCGGAGAATACCCTTTTCCCGTCCGCCTGCGGTCTTGATGCTCCACGGAATATTAAACACGTAATCGATCAGGCGATGATCCGTGTACGGTACGCGGACCTCCAGCCCCGCCCCCATGCTCATACGGTCCTTCCGGTCCAGCAGAGTAGGCATGAAGCGTGTAATGTTCAGATACGACATGACGCGCATTCTGGCCTGCCCGGCATCCTCGCCTTCCAGCAGCGGCACCTCCGCCACCGCATCGCTGTACCGGTCAGCAAGATATTCAAGCGGTGAGATCCATTCCCGGATTTCCGGAGATAGCAGCTCACTGCGCAGCTGGGGAGCAACAGACCAGGGGAACGTTCCGGATTGAAGAGCCTCCTCGCGGTGGAACCAAGGGTAGCCGCCAAAAATTTCATCTGCGGCCTCGCCAGAAATCGCAACCGTTGCGCCCTTCTTGATTTCCTGGCAGAAGAGCAGCAGAGAAGCATCCACATCCGCCATTCCCGGCAAATCCCGTTTCTCGGTTGACAGCTCCAGTGTATTGACAAGCTCCGGTGTGTCAAATTCAATCCAGTGATGCTTGGATTTGAGCTCTTCCTGCATTCGCTGAATCCAGGGCGCATCGGCACCCGGCTGAAAGGCGTGGGATTTGAAATGCTTGTCGTTATCGACATAATCGACAGAATACGTATGGACCTGCCCTTGTCCTGTGCGGGTATAGTACTGCACCGCTAGGGCGGACAGGGCACTGGAATCCAGACCACCGGAGAGCAGGGA is part of the Paenibacillus algicola genome and harbors:
- a CDS encoding GerMN domain-containing protein; this translates as MTQKHSIRGLSAAGLLAVPILLAGCGPFGGKESEAVDPPPAQLEAQMIGAANSSASVIPVLADDAVQNTVYLSDSKGMLAPVTLALPKDSAKDPISSAIMVLVKNSPYAGYIPEGFSGVLPAGTEVTNVTVDAERKLAMVEFNEVFKKYDHKEERRILEALTWTLTGQKGVEKAELWVAGEKLTEMPLNRTPLDRPLSRTMGINLQKADDTQYSQSSPVTVYFSGVTPGGVQYYVPVTRLVPAGQDAVQAAVHELIRGPQFGDGLAMVMTGGTTLTGVEQGEDGSLTVALSDSMFQQGDHIPAELLQAVVLTVTENAGATKVKIKMNDLAEVTGTDSVSYSQPVSRPEHINEIPI
- the rph gene encoding ribonuclease PH, whose product is MRSNGRKNDELRPLNLSTHVNKYAEGSVYIEMGETKVLVTATVDEKVPPFLKGQGKGWVTAEYSMLPRATHSRNQREANRGKLSGRTMEIQRLIGRALRSVVNLHALGERTITLDCDVIQADGGTRTTSITGAFIALSIAVNKIAEQHKLNVFPITDYLASVSVGIAGGRALLDLNYEEDSKAKVDMNLVMTGSGKFVEVQGTGEEAPYSRSELNDMLELGEKGISELIARQREILGPIADRIGTAGSRSGV
- a CDS encoding XTP/dITP diphosphatase, producing MKLTGNSIIVATRNPGKVKEFAHAFAAFGWSVQSMFDYPDLPDVIEDGTTFADNAIKKAKIIGDALNLPVLADDSGLCVDALGGDPGVYSARYAGTHGDDEANNRKLLTELERLRTADDAGEPLLSQAQFVCVLVLYDPHSGEHIETRGTIDGWITAKPHGEGGFGYDPLFYLKPYGKTMAELTLAEKQEISHRGHALRALTDRLREFQS
- the asnB gene encoding asparagine synthase (glutamine-hydrolyzing) — protein: MCGITGFIQWNGDLTQDSRLLVKMTETLAHRGPDGSGTWISGPCAFGHRRLSVIDPENGAQPMIIHREEEVYAIVYNGELYNAGELKKELSSRGHSFRTTCDTEVLLVSYMEWGPDCLERLNGIFAFAIWDSVQEQVFLARDRVGVKPLFYSYVDGTLVFGSEPKAILQHPKVEPVVGPEGLAEVFIVGPARTPGHGVFRDLAELRPGRAMIFNREGLRTYTYWKLESRPHEDDEARTAAYLRELIQDTVERQLVSDVPVCSLLSGGLDSSALSALAVQYYTRTGQGQVHTYSVDYVDNDKHFKSHAFQPGADAPWIQRMQEELKSKHHWIEFDTPELVNTLELSTEKRDLPGMADVDASLLLFCQEIKKGATVAISGEAADEIFGGYPWFHREEALQSGTFPWSVAPQLRSELLSPEIREWISPLEYLADRYSDAVAEVPLLEGEDAGQARMRVMSYLNITRFMPTLLDRKDRMSMGAGLEVRVPYTDHRLIDYVFNIPWSIKTAGGREKGILRKALEGVLPQDVLYRKKSPYPKTHNPNYLSAVKQRMLHVLEDSSSPILPLIDAAKIRELAASSEASSNLPWFGQLMSGPQLFAYLTQVNHWLKAYKISIK